One genomic segment of Paenibacillus xylanexedens includes these proteins:
- a CDS encoding threonine aldolase family protein yields the protein MTLEDTTLTLADAFNQVDFIVGGHGSRQVKVLQNVLDQIDGELFSDHYGNGPLIEEFQQQMADVLGKESAVFFPSGTMAQQIALRIWCDRKGVKRVAYHPLCHLEIHEEDGLKELHQIESILLADKDRLIRLQDVQALDQDIACLLLELPQREIGGQLPAYEELEAISAYCRERGIKLHLDGARLFEITPYYQKTPAEICSLFDTVYVSFYKGIGGIAGAILAGDPDVMQESKVWKRRHGGDLIGLYPYILSSQYYFNERIGKMELYYEQAQELASLLNACHGIQTLPEVPVSNMFHVHFALAAAEVEPILVQMAQQYGIGLTSYLNKTSGNSCAFELSTGDRYEKVPQDKLRAALEWLDEELRKQVR from the coding sequence ATGACTTTGGAGGATACTACGTTAACATTGGCTGATGCCTTTAATCAGGTAGATTTTATTGTGGGCGGTCACGGCAGTCGCCAAGTGAAGGTGCTTCAGAACGTACTGGACCAGATTGATGGGGAGTTGTTCAGTGACCACTACGGCAACGGCCCACTCATTGAAGAATTTCAGCAACAGATGGCTGACGTTCTCGGCAAGGAATCAGCGGTGTTTTTCCCAAGTGGAACGATGGCGCAGCAGATTGCATTAAGGATCTGGTGTGACCGCAAAGGTGTAAAACGAGTAGCTTACCACCCTCTGTGTCATCTGGAAATCCATGAGGAAGACGGACTGAAAGAGTTGCATCAGATTGAATCGATTTTGCTTGCGGACAAGGATCGGTTGATTCGTTTGCAAGATGTACAAGCGCTTGATCAGGACATTGCCTGTCTGCTGTTGGAACTTCCGCAACGTGAGATTGGTGGGCAATTGCCGGCGTATGAAGAGTTGGAAGCGATCTCGGCCTATTGCCGTGAACGAGGGATTAAGCTGCATCTGGACGGGGCACGTCTGTTTGAGATCACTCCCTATTATCAGAAAACGCCTGCGGAGATTTGCAGTTTGTTTGATACAGTGTATGTTTCCTTTTATAAAGGCATTGGAGGTATTGCGGGGGCTATATTGGCGGGTGATCCGGATGTGATGCAAGAATCAAAAGTATGGAAACGTCGGCACGGCGGAGATCTGATCGGCCTGTATCCGTATATTCTGAGTTCCCAGTATTATTTCAATGAACGGATTGGCAAAATGGAGCTGTATTACGAGCAGGCTCAAGAACTCGCCTCCCTATTGAATGCGTGTCACGGGATACAAACCTTACCCGAGGTACCTGTATCAAATATGTTCCATGTGCACTTTGCGCTCGCTGCTGCCGAAGTTGAACCAATTCTTGTGCAAATGGCTCAGCAGTATGGCATAGGATTGACTTCATATCTGAACAAAACAAGTGGGAACAGCTGTGCCTTTGAATTGTCTACGGGTGATCGTTATGAGAAAGTTCCTCAGGACAAGCTGCGTGCAGCACTGGAATGGCTGGATGAAGAGTTGCGTAAACAGGTGAGATAA
- a CDS encoding SMI1/KNR4 family protein → MTSIELKPIRDLLVKAYDTTMGDGCTPETQQSIEDFEQKYNVKLPAAYRALLLEFGACNFGDPALYSVKELDWAYPEFLEAYREYEKEYELPVDLQPFPIGGFGEGSMAILDQSSGKVWMLIHDAGETPLREIAVDFNELMTMLAESAIWVQEQMN, encoded by the coding sequence GTGACGTCAATAGAATTGAAACCGATTCGTGATCTTTTGGTGAAGGCCTACGATACAACAATGGGAGATGGGTGTACTCCTGAAACGCAACAGAGCATTGAGGATTTTGAGCAAAAGTATAATGTGAAACTGCCCGCAGCGTATCGCGCACTTTTGCTTGAATTCGGTGCATGTAATTTCGGCGATCCTGCCTTGTATTCGGTGAAAGAACTGGACTGGGCTTATCCCGAGTTTCTGGAGGCATATCGTGAATATGAGAAAGAATATGAGCTGCCAGTTGACCTCCAGCCTTTCCCGATAGGTGGATTTGGTGAAGGCAGTATGGCTATACTGGATCAAAGCTCCGGCAAGGTTTGGATGTTGATCCACGATGCAGGGGAAACTCCTCTGCGGGAAATTGCTGTGGACTTTAATGAATTGATGACGATGCTGGCTGAGTCGGCAATCTGGGTTCAGGAACAGATGAATTAA
- a CDS encoding LysR family transcriptional regulator, translated as MDIRKLRYFIIVAEELHFHRAAEKLNMTQPPLSQQIQNLEDELGVKLLERTRKMVRLTPAGAVFLEQARLIMAQLERSIQLTQKADQGIIGHITIAFVDSASGSIMVDVLRKFRAAYPQIELTLREMTSSQQLQALEDGQIHIGFLRYQEDTRHVSFRPCQMETLIAVLPDHHPLASQTQVSIRELADEDFILFPRHLGSPFHRLVLDYCREHGVDPQITQEAIQMYTIVNLVAAGMGVSIVPSSVDVFQRKGVVFLPLEENPPSVPLYTAWRTDMNQEVVSRFMNFVDECV; from the coding sequence ATGGATATTCGGAAGTTAAGATACTTTATCATCGTGGCAGAAGAACTTCATTTTCACCGTGCAGCGGAAAAATTAAATATGACGCAACCACCGCTGAGCCAGCAGATTCAGAATTTAGAGGATGAGCTTGGCGTGAAGCTGTTGGAGCGCACCAGAAAAATGGTTCGTCTCACCCCGGCAGGTGCGGTATTTCTGGAACAGGCAAGGCTAATCATGGCCCAGCTCGAACGATCCATTCAGCTTACGCAAAAAGCAGATCAGGGCATCATCGGGCATATAACCATAGCCTTTGTGGATTCGGCTTCGGGGAGCATTATGGTGGATGTTCTTAGGAAATTTCGCGCTGCATATCCGCAGATTGAATTGACGCTGCGTGAGATGACTTCGTCCCAACAATTGCAGGCACTGGAAGACGGACAAATCCATATTGGATTTTTGAGATATCAGGAAGATACTCGTCATGTCTCGTTCCGCCCCTGTCAGATGGAAACGTTGATTGCCGTATTGCCAGATCATCACCCGTTGGCTTCTCAGACTCAAGTTTCAATTCGAGAACTGGCGGATGAAGATTTTATTTTATTCCCAAGGCATCTGGGTTCTCCGTTCCATCGTCTCGTTCTGGATTATTGCAGGGAGCATGGCGTAGACCCTCAAATTACACAGGAAGCGATCCAGATGTATACGATTGTGAATCTCGTTGCGGCGGGCATGGGCGTTTCTATTGTTCCGTCATCGGTGGATGTGTTCCAGCGAAAGGGTGTGGTCTTTCTTCCATTAGAAGAAAATCCGCCCTCCGTACCGTTGTACACGGCATGGCGGACGGATATGAATCAGGAAGTGGTATCCCGCTTTATGAACTTTGTTGATGAATGTGTTTAA
- a CDS encoding aldo/keto reductase family protein, whose product MEYRKLGNSGLTVSEISLGNWITHGAQVENGIAEACVRTALDAGITTFDTADVYSNTKAESVLGQALKDIRRESIELCTKVCHPTGTGHNDRGLSRKHIMEACNGSLRRLQTDYIDVYYAHRYDYNTPLEETFLAFSDLVRQGKVHYIGVSEWNADQIARGAALARELHVPFIASQPQYSMLWRVIEQEVVPASDQAGLGQITWSPLAQGILSGKYAPNAALPTGSRAAAEAGAPFFNKLAGQWLREDVLTAVQQLVPLAKEIGLTLPQIAVAWVLQHSYVSSVIIGASRPEQVLENVKASGVKLDPAIMTRIDEILNPWIERDPTKTG is encoded by the coding sequence ATGGAATATCGCAAATTAGGAAACAGTGGATTAACCGTCAGTGAGATTTCACTCGGCAACTGGATTACGCATGGAGCGCAAGTCGAGAATGGAATAGCAGAAGCTTGTGTGCGAACCGCATTGGATGCAGGTATTACCACATTTGATACCGCAGATGTGTACTCCAATACCAAGGCAGAATCCGTACTGGGACAGGCTCTTAAGGATATACGAAGAGAAAGTATTGAACTATGCACCAAAGTCTGTCACCCAACCGGCACAGGTCATAATGACCGCGGACTTTCACGTAAACACATCATGGAAGCCTGCAATGGTTCATTACGGCGGCTACAGACGGATTATATCGATGTCTATTACGCTCACCGTTATGATTACAACACTCCGCTGGAAGAGACGTTTCTGGCATTCTCCGATTTGGTGCGTCAGGGCAAAGTCCATTACATTGGCGTAAGTGAATGGAACGCAGATCAGATTGCAAGAGGAGCCGCTTTGGCGCGGGAACTTCATGTCCCCTTCATTGCAAGTCAGCCGCAATATTCAATGTTATGGCGTGTGATTGAGCAAGAAGTGGTGCCTGCAAGCGACCAAGCAGGACTTGGACAGATTACATGGTCTCCTCTGGCTCAGGGTATACTATCAGGAAAATATGCGCCTAACGCAGCATTGCCCACCGGATCACGTGCAGCTGCTGAGGCAGGAGCACCCTTTTTCAATAAACTGGCTGGTCAGTGGTTACGTGAAGATGTTCTTACCGCTGTGCAACAACTTGTTCCACTCGCTAAAGAGATTGGTCTAACTCTTCCTCAAATCGCTGTGGCTTGGGTTCTACAACATTCGTATGTCAGTTCCGTCATTATCGGTGCATCCCGGCCAGAACAGGTATTGGAGAATGTTAAAGCTTCTGGTGTGAAACTGGACCCTGCGATCATGACTCGTATTGATGAAATATTGAATCCATGGATTGAGCGTGATCCAACCAAGACGGGTTAA
- a CDS encoding PocR ligand-binding domain-containing protein, which translates to MIKEYLHINKILDLNKWKRLQDSLATVTKLAILTVDYKGIPVTSHSSCQAFCQNVRKDPELLPYCQKCDSRGGLEAVRLNEPYVYLCHFNIIDIAIPITIDGKYIGAVMAGQVKLADPEKGSDLEQIVTSKNVPMHAAKLEELKDDYAQLPVMTYEEIVKISNMLSLLCNYIVEEALNKNLLVEMFEKASGNQETLNLSTILPGYSIRNIESIKKEMTNAIADAYLKNSPSDTESSSPVLQPAFEYIHSHKSEQVSLKQMADLCHLSPSYFSRLFAKETGENFTTYLAKLKIKWAKQLLEVTDMPVSQISDELGFNESGYFIKIFKKFEEITPALYRKYLQEKM; encoded by the coding sequence ATGATCAAAGAATATCTGCATATCAATAAAATTCTCGACCTTAATAAATGGAAGCGCCTACAAGATTCTCTTGCAACAGTAACCAAACTGGCGATCCTCACCGTTGATTATAAAGGCATTCCCGTAACCAGTCACAGTAGCTGTCAAGCTTTCTGCCAGAATGTCCGTAAAGACCCGGAGCTTCTCCCCTACTGCCAAAAATGTGATTCACGCGGTGGTCTGGAAGCGGTTCGGTTGAATGAGCCCTACGTCTACCTATGCCATTTCAATATTATTGATATCGCGATTCCAATCACGATTGATGGCAAATATATCGGCGCCGTCATGGCAGGACAAGTGAAACTCGCCGATCCGGAAAAGGGTAGCGACTTGGAGCAGATTGTCACATCCAAAAACGTACCCATGCATGCAGCAAAGCTGGAGGAATTAAAAGATGATTACGCCCAGCTACCTGTGATGACCTATGAAGAGATTGTGAAAATCTCTAACATGTTATCCCTGCTCTGCAACTACATTGTGGAAGAAGCGCTAAACAAAAATCTGTTAGTTGAAATGTTCGAGAAAGCTTCAGGCAATCAGGAGACTCTAAACCTCTCCACCATTCTGCCGGGTTACTCCATTCGTAATATCGAGTCGATCAAAAAAGAGATGACCAATGCGATAGCGGATGCTTATCTCAAAAATAGCCCAAGTGACACGGAAAGCTCCAGTCCGGTACTTCAGCCTGCTTTTGAATACATTCACAGTCACAAGAGTGAACAAGTTTCACTCAAACAAATGGCCGATCTGTGCCACCTGAGTCCGAGTTATTTCAGCAGACTGTTTGCCAAGGAAACGGGCGAGAACTTCACCACCTATCTGGCAAAACTCAAGATAAAGTGGGCCAAGCAATTGCTGGAGGTCACCGACATGCCTGTCTCACAGATCAGTGATGAGCTGGGATTTAATGAATCGGGATATTTTATCAAAATATTCAAAAAGTTCGAGGAAATTACGCCTGCTCTCTATCGCAAATACCTCCAGGAGAAAATGTAG
- a CDS encoding glycerol dehydrogenase, whose translation MRKAFISPTKYVQGEDELLNLGYFVKSFGESALLIAHPDDVQRVKAKLDATAEKFNITFVESGFKGECSREEVARLQAIAKEKGCDSTIGLGGGKAIDAAKCVAEGEALIICPTIAATDAPTSHSAVLYTPDGSFDDYAYFKQSPSVVLVDTTVIANAPTRFLVSGMGDALSTYFEARATAKSYSRVNASLPMGSREGYTPSAVGTNAALALAKLCYEMLLTDGAKAKVASDSNVVTQALENIVETNILLSGLGFESGGLAAAHAIHNGLTVLEGTHHFFHGEKVSFGTIAQLVLENAPTEELHEVMDFCLEVGLPISLADIGVDTISQEELLKVAEIACIPEESIHAMPFPITVPEVAAAIAAADRMGREYKAARREVK comes from the coding sequence ATGAGAAAAGCATTTATCAGCCCAACCAAATATGTACAAGGCGAAGACGAGTTGTTGAACCTGGGGTACTTTGTTAAATCCTTCGGAGAATCTGCTTTGCTGATTGCACATCCGGATGATGTACAGCGTGTCAAAGCAAAGCTGGATGCAACAGCCGAGAAATTTAATATTACGTTTGTTGAAAGCGGTTTTAAAGGGGAATGTTCCCGTGAGGAAGTTGCTCGTCTGCAAGCGATCGCGAAGGAAAAAGGATGTGACTCTACCATCGGTCTTGGTGGCGGTAAAGCCATTGATGCGGCCAAATGTGTAGCAGAAGGCGAAGCACTGATCATCTGCCCAACGATTGCGGCAACAGACGCACCGACAAGTCACTCCGCTGTATTGTACACACCGGATGGTTCTTTCGATGACTATGCTTACTTCAAACAAAGCCCAAGTGTGGTTCTCGTGGATACAACCGTAATTGCCAATGCACCAACACGTTTCCTCGTATCCGGTATGGGAGATGCGCTCTCTACATACTTCGAAGCAAGAGCAACAGCGAAATCCTATTCCCGTGTGAACGCAAGTCTGCCAATGGGTTCCCGCGAAGGCTACACACCTTCTGCAGTAGGTACCAATGCGGCACTTGCACTGGCAAAATTGTGTTATGAAATGCTGCTGACTGACGGTGCGAAAGCAAAAGTAGCCAGTGACAGCAACGTTGTGACACAAGCCTTGGAAAACATCGTTGAGACAAACATTCTGTTGTCTGGGCTTGGATTCGAAAGTGGCGGTCTGGCCGCAGCACATGCAATTCACAACGGTTTGACTGTTCTGGAAGGCACACATCATTTCTTCCACGGTGAAAAAGTATCCTTCGGTACAATCGCACAGCTCGTCCTTGAAAATGCACCAACCGAAGAGCTCCATGAAGTCATGGACTTCTGTCTCGAAGTGGGACTGCCGATCAGCTTGGCGGATATCGGTGTAGATACGATTAGTCAGGAAGAGTTGTTGAAAGTTGCCGAGATCGCTTGTATTCCGGAAGAATCCATTCACGCGATGCCATTCCCAATCACCGTTCCTGAAGTGGCTGCTGCCATTGCAGCGGCTGATCGCATGGGCCGTGAGTACAAAGCAGCTCGCAGGGAGGTAAAATAA
- the dhaK gene encoding dihydroxyacetone kinase subunit DhaK, giving the protein MKKIINQAEHVVMEMCNGIALAHPELEFLKKYKVIKRREIQADKVSLISGGGSGHEPAHAGYVGKGMLDAAVCGDVFASPSQIQVYQAIKATASNKGTLLIIKNYSGDMMNFKNAAHLAEEDGIDVQYVRVEDDIAVQDSLYTVGRRGVAGTVLVHKIAGAAAEEGRSLADVKSVAEKAAQNVRSIGFGFTSCTVPAKGTPTFEIAEDEMEFGVGIHGEPGIRREKIVSADELAGRMVEALLADMKLDKDTSAEIAVLVNGFGATPLQELYLLNNSVQRELAGHAGLKVATTFVGNYMTSIDMAGASVTILKLDDELKTLLFKESDTPAFKVSGPPAAQVAYSEALEAVVGEDAPVSYEVETDASAAVIKANQFSLDNVVYLIDKMGEIIIKNEVPFCELDSHAGDGDFGMSVAKGFRQLKREWNHIINEDKKDIGSFLDACSLVIMEYCGGASGPIWGSAFRAAGKAVGDKQQLNVAEFAEMIHAAVQGIQSTGERSFGRGAVVGDKTLIDALVPCADSWTQSAESGDDFKTAFAKGAAAAVEGAKKTEDIVARMGRAGAVGDRSLGYPDAGAYALGVIFTELSESMK; this is encoded by the coding sequence ATGAAGAAAATTATTAACCAGGCCGAACATGTTGTTATGGAAATGTGCAACGGGATTGCGCTTGCACACCCGGAGCTTGAATTTCTGAAAAAATATAAAGTCATCAAACGCAGAGAGATCCAGGCGGATAAAGTCAGCCTGATCAGTGGCGGCGGCAGTGGACATGAACCGGCTCACGCTGGTTATGTGGGTAAAGGCATGCTGGATGCAGCGGTGTGTGGAGATGTATTCGCATCTCCTTCCCAAATCCAGGTGTATCAAGCGATAAAAGCAACAGCCAGCAACAAGGGTACACTCTTGATCATCAAAAACTACAGCGGCGACATGATGAACTTCAAGAATGCAGCGCATCTGGCTGAAGAAGATGGCATCGACGTGCAGTATGTGCGTGTTGAGGATGACATCGCTGTACAAGACAGTTTGTATACCGTTGGGCGTCGCGGCGTTGCCGGAACTGTACTGGTTCACAAGATCGCCGGAGCAGCAGCCGAAGAAGGCCGCAGTCTGGCAGATGTGAAATCCGTTGCCGAGAAAGCAGCTCAGAACGTGCGCAGTATTGGTTTTGGATTCACATCCTGTACCGTACCCGCCAAAGGCACGCCTACATTCGAAATTGCTGAAGATGAGATGGAATTCGGCGTAGGGATTCATGGTGAGCCAGGGATTCGCCGTGAGAAAATCGTATCGGCTGATGAATTGGCAGGACGTATGGTCGAAGCATTGCTCGCAGACATGAAGTTGGATAAGGATACATCCGCTGAGATTGCGGTGCTCGTGAATGGTTTTGGTGCAACTCCACTGCAAGAACTTTACCTGCTCAACAATTCCGTTCAGCGTGAGCTTGCTGGACATGCAGGTCTGAAGGTCGCTACTACGTTTGTAGGCAACTACATGACAAGTATCGATATGGCGGGTGCATCGGTTACGATCCTGAAACTGGATGATGAACTAAAAACGCTGTTGTTCAAGGAAAGTGATACACCTGCATTTAAAGTATCCGGCCCTCCAGCAGCACAAGTGGCGTATTCTGAAGCGCTGGAAGCCGTTGTGGGTGAAGATGCTCCCGTATCTTACGAAGTGGAGACGGATGCATCAGCTGCGGTCATCAAGGCCAATCAATTTTCACTGGACAATGTCGTCTATCTGATCGATAAGATGGGTGAGATCATCATCAAGAATGAAGTACCATTCTGTGAACTGGATTCCCATGCCGGTGATGGCGATTTCGGTATGAGTGTGGCAAAAGGCTTCCGCCAGTTGAAACGCGAATGGAATCACATCATTAACGAAGATAAAAAAGACATTGGATCATTCCTCGATGCATGTTCCTTGGTCATCATGGAATATTGTGGCGGCGCATCCGGCCCAATCTGGGGTTCGGCATTCCGTGCGGCTGGCAAAGCTGTAGGGGATAAACAGCAATTAAACGTTGCTGAATTTGCTGAGATGATCCATGCAGCCGTGCAAGGGATTCAGTCCACTGGAGAGCGATCCTTCGGACGTGGTGCCGTTGTAGGTGATAAAACCTTGATCGATGCACTCGTTCCGTGTGCCGATTCCTGGACACAAAGTGCGGAGTCTGGCGATGACTTCAAAACCGCATTTGCCAAAGGTGCAGCAGCAGCCGTTGAAGGTGCGAAGAAAACCGAAGACATCGTGGCACGTATGGGACGTGCAGGTGCCGTCGGCGATCGTAGTCTGGGCTACCCGGATGCTGGTGCGTATGCGCTGGGTGTTATTTTCACAGAATTATCTGAGTCGATGAAATAA
- a CDS encoding siderophore ABC transporter substrate-binding protein, whose amino-acid sequence MRKSISSKLMFIMVAALTLVLAACSSNEPATTDTANTEATTSDAATTATATTVEITDAHGTVTVPVNPTKVVALDNRTFETLSTWGVKLAAAPKDVMPADSPYVADESVQNIGNHREPNLELLASIQPDLVIVGQRFAGFYEDIKKLVPNAAVIDLNIELEETASPGENFVNGLKDATTNLGKVFEKQEEAAQLIADFDKAIEEAKAAYNGEDKIMSVVVSGGNIGFSAPLTGRVWGPLYDIFGWVPALEVDKSSSDHQGDDISVEAIAQSNPDWIFILDRDAAVSAEEGAVPAQDVIDNSPALQNTTAITQKQIVYAPNDTYTNESIETFLELINNLTKALAKQ is encoded by the coding sequence ATGAGAAAGTCTATTTCTTCAAAATTAATGTTTATCATGGTTGCAGCTTTAACTTTGGTGTTGGCAGCTTGTTCAAGTAATGAACCTGCTACGACGGATACTGCGAATACAGAGGCTACAACTTCCGATGCTGCTACTACAGCTACAGCCACAACAGTTGAAATTACGGATGCTCATGGAACGGTAACTGTGCCTGTAAATCCAACGAAGGTTGTTGCTCTGGATAACAGAACATTTGAGACTCTGTCCACTTGGGGTGTCAAATTAGCAGCAGCGCCGAAGGATGTAATGCCTGCGGATTCACCATATGTAGCGGATGAATCGGTACAAAATATTGGGAATCATCGCGAACCAAATCTTGAACTATTGGCTTCGATACAGCCTGACCTTGTCATTGTTGGTCAACGATTTGCTGGCTTCTATGAAGACATCAAAAAATTAGTACCTAATGCAGCAGTGATCGACCTTAATATTGAGCTTGAAGAAACAGCATCACCTGGAGAAAACTTTGTTAATGGACTTAAAGATGCAACAACCAATTTGGGAAAAGTTTTCGAGAAGCAAGAAGAAGCTGCCCAACTGATTGCTGATTTTGATAAAGCTATTGAAGAAGCTAAGGCCGCTTATAATGGTGAAGATAAAATTATGAGTGTTGTCGTTTCTGGTGGAAACATCGGTTTCTCGGCTCCTCTTACTGGACGTGTGTGGGGACCATTGTATGACATTTTCGGCTGGGTTCCAGCACTAGAAGTGGACAAATCTTCTTCTGATCATCAAGGTGATGATATTTCTGTTGAAGCGATCGCCCAAAGCAATCCGGATTGGATTTTCATACTGGATCGGGATGCAGCTGTATCTGCTGAAGAAGGTGCCGTTCCGGCTCAAGACGTTATTGATAACTCACCTGCGCTGCAAAACACCACTGCTATTACTCAAAAACAAATCGTTTATGCTCCAAACGACACGTACACCAATGAATCTATCGAAACATTCTTGGAGTTGATTAACAACCTTACGAAAGCTTTAGCTAAACAGTAA
- a CDS encoding ABC transporter permease — protein sequence MQKNLISKLAGVENSQPQRHNPKKLWTIPFIIAILATIILGITSLLIGVYDIRGQADGMEMFFITRVPRTVALMLTGAAMAMAGLVMQLITQNRLVEPTTTGTMEWSGLGIMFIYLVFPAPSLTLRMTGAIIFSFIGTMIFFMFLKKVKLRSSLVVPIIGMMLGAVISAFSTFVGLVFQMTQNIESWFAGSFSSVQIGRYEYLWLIVLVTILIFVFADRLTLAGLGEDVATSLGVNYDRIILLGTALISLAVGIVAAVIGNLPFLGLIVPNIVSMFRGDDLRSNLPWVCLLGMGSIIVCDILSRVIIMPFEIPVSMILGTVGAVVFIVILLRQRRSTRRVR from the coding sequence GTGCAGAAAAATTTAATATCAAAATTAGCTGGGGTTGAGAATTCTCAACCCCAACGTCATAATCCGAAAAAGCTATGGACTATACCTTTTATCATTGCGATTCTAGCCACTATTATTTTAGGCATTACATCACTGCTTATTGGAGTCTATGACATACGAGGACAAGCGGATGGAATGGAGATGTTCTTCATTACTCGTGTCCCAAGAACTGTTGCATTAATGCTTACCGGTGCCGCCATGGCAATGGCAGGACTGGTCATGCAGCTTATTACACAGAATCGCTTGGTGGAACCTACGACAACAGGAACAATGGAATGGTCAGGTCTGGGGATCATGTTTATTTATCTGGTCTTTCCTGCTCCGAGCTTAACGCTAAGAATGACTGGTGCAATCATTTTTTCTTTTATAGGAACGATGATTTTTTTTATGTTTCTAAAGAAAGTTAAACTCCGTTCGTCTTTAGTTGTCCCGATTATTGGGATGATGCTTGGAGCTGTCATTTCTGCATTTTCAACTTTCGTTGGGCTTGTGTTCCAAATGACTCAAAATATCGAAAGCTGGTTTGCAGGCTCCTTTTCATCTGTTCAAATTGGCAGGTATGAATATTTATGGCTCATCGTATTGGTGACTATTCTTATTTTTGTTTTTGCTGATCGTTTGACTTTAGCCGGACTAGGGGAAGATGTCGCTACCAGTCTTGGCGTAAATTATGACAGGATCATTCTTTTGGGTACTGCGCTTATCTCACTGGCCGTTGGAATCGTTGCAGCGGTCATTGGGAACTTGCCTTTTCTGGGGTTAATTGTCCCCAATATCGTTTCCATGTTTAGGGGGGACGATCTCAGGAGCAATTTGCCATGGGTGTGCTTATTAGGGATGGGCAGTATCATTGTTTGTGATATCCTGTCTCGTGTCATCATCATGCCTTTTGAAATACCTGTCTCGATGATCCTTGGAACAGTGGGAGCCGTCGTATTCATTGTCATTTTGTTAAGACAAAGGCGGTCAACAAGGAGGGTAAGATGA